A region of Chloracidobacterium sp. DNA encodes the following proteins:
- the hpt gene encoding hypoxanthine phosphoribosyltransferase, whose product MANSEFTNPNLEVLYSNEQIQTRIKELGVQITADYAGKDLVLVGVLKGSCVFLADLMRVIELPLTIDFMSVSSYKDGTKSTGDVEILKDLSNSIRGKDVLVVEDIIDTGLTLSRLLDILGSRGANSIKLSSFLDKPEPRIKTELKIDYTGFVVPNKFVVGYGLDAAGRYRNLPFIAVVKDPSVA is encoded by the coding sequence ATGGCAAACTCAGAATTCACCAACCCGAATCTCGAAGTCCTCTATTCCAACGAGCAGATACAAACTCGCATCAAGGAACTAGGCGTGCAGATCACAGCCGATTATGCCGGCAAAGATCTTGTTTTAGTCGGTGTTCTAAAGGGTTCGTGTGTTTTCCTCGCCGATCTGATGCGGGTTATAGAGTTGCCGTTAACCATCGATTTTATGTCGGTGTCGAGTTATAAAGACGGCACGAAATCGACAGGTGACGTTGAAATTCTCAAAGATCTTAGTAATTCGATCCGCGGCAAAGACGTACTCGTGGTGGAAGACATAATCGACACAGGACTAACGCTTTCAAGACTTTTAGACATTCTAGGCTCGCGTGGAGCTAATTCAATAAAGCTCTCAAGTTTTCTCGACAAACCCGAACCGCGTATCAAAACCGAGCTTAAAATCGATTACACAGGTTTCGTCGTGCCGAATAAATTTGTGGTCGGCTACGGTCTCGACGCAGCGGGACGCTATCGCAACTTGCCTTTCATCGCTGTTGTCAAAGATCCGTCTGTTGCTTGA
- a CDS encoding RpiB/LacA/LacB family sugar-phosphate isomerase, with translation MSDANQETRDRVRALVRQVLATVPTEGESAKALTANVVEHVVVNSLQGKLGKEWDRDESAKSLITEDDLRGLELGSRLRVAQNVKFTSLAQDIVNERKIEIIHKQARQNTTKVRSVAIGSDHGGFKMKEQLKNYLTDFGLQVRDFGTESEDAVDYPDFAHAVAKSVSGHQVDIGIIIDGAGIGSAMTANKVPNVRAAACYSVALAKNSREHNGANVLALGAGQNSFDEVRQIVEAFISTDISEERHKKRVGKIEAIERQYIR, from the coding sequence ATGAGTGACGCAAATCAAGAAACACGCGATCGTGTGCGGGCTTTGGTAAGGCAAGTCCTTGCGACTGTCCCCACCGAAGGCGAATCGGCAAAGGCTTTGACGGCAAATGTCGTTGAGCATGTTGTCGTAAATTCGCTTCAGGGCAAGCTTGGCAAAGAATGGGATCGCGACGAATCGGCTAAATCTCTGATTACCGAGGACGATCTGAGGGGATTAGAGCTTGGCTCGCGGTTGCGTGTTGCTCAGAATGTAAAATTTACCTCGCTTGCGCAGGATATCGTTAACGAGCGAAAGATTGAGATTATCCACAAACAGGCTCGGCAAAATACGACAAAGGTTCGTTCGGTTGCGATCGGTTCCGATCACGGCGGCTTTAAGATGAAGGAGCAATTGAAGAATTACCTCACAGATTTTGGCTTGCAGGTTCGTGATTTCGGCACCGAGAGCGAAGATGCCGTCGATTACCCGGATTTTGCACATGCCGTAGCCAAATCGGTAAGCGGCCATCAGGTTGATATTGGGATAATCATAGACGGTGCGGGAATCGGGAGCGCAATGACTGCAAATAAGGTTCCAAATGTGCGAGCTGCCGCTTGTTATTCTGTTGCTTTGGCAAAAAACTCTCGCGAGCATAATGGTGCGAATGTCTTGGCACTTGGAGCAGGTCAAAATTCGTTCGATGAAGTAAGACAAATCGTCGAAGCGTTTATCTCGACCGATATTTCCGAGGAACGGCACAAGAAACGTGTTGGCAAGATCGAGGCAATTGAACGACAATATATTAGATAA
- the deoC gene encoding deoxyribose-phosphate aldolase, whose translation MVLAKLGVEEYCPTFCRADVERIVDAGAERIGIVLGETATAHDWASLIDHTLLKPEASESDIKKLCDEAAHYGFASVCVNPGWVKRASEFLKGSGVPVCTVIGFPLGATLPDVKAYEARRSIFNGAREVDMVINIGALKSGDDCAVEDDIKAVVEAAHENHILCKVIIETALLTDEEKVRACIAAKNAGADFVKTSTGFAKGGATANDVALMRHTVGSALGVKASGGVKGIEDARAMFEAGATRIGASVGVKIAQEASGIKSTIVAGNY comes from the coding sequence ATGGTGCTGGCAAAGCTTGGCGTCGAGGAATATTGCCCGACGTTTTGCCGTGCCGATGTCGAGCGGATCGTTGACGCCGGTGCCGAACGCATTGGTATCGTTCTCGGTGAAACGGCGACGGCTCACGATTGGGCGAGTTTGATAGATCACACGCTGCTAAAACCTGAGGCTTCAGAATCGGACATCAAGAAGCTTTGTGATGAAGCGGCCCACTATGGTTTTGCTTCGGTTTGCGTAAATCCCGGCTGGGTTAAAAGAGCGTCAGAGTTTTTGAAAGGTTCTGGTGTGCCTGTATGCACGGTGATCGGATTTCCGCTTGGGGCCACACTGCCGGATGTTAAGGCTTACGAAGCTCGGCGTTCGATATTTAACGGTGCCCGCGAGGTCGATATGGTGATCAATATCGGTGCATTGAAGTCAGGTGACGACTGCGCGGTTGAGGACGACATTAAAGCGGTTGTCGAAGCGGCTCACGAAAATCACATTCTGTGCAAGGTAATTATCGAGACAGCGTTGCTCACTGACGAAGAAAAAGTCAGAGCGTGTATAGCAGCAAAGAATGCAGGTGCCGATTTTGTAAAAACATCAACCGGCTTTGCCAAGGGCGGAGCGACTGCAAATGATGTGGCGCTGATGCGTCATACTGTTGGCAGTGCTTTGGGCGTTAAGGCTTCGGGCGGTGTGAAGGGAATTGAGGACGCACGCGCGATGTTTGAGGCAGGTGCGACGCGTATTGGGGCTTCGGTTGGTGTTAAGATCGCTCAGGAAGCTAGCGGCATTAAATCAACGATCGTCGCTGGAAATTATTAG